The Ziziphus jujuba cultivar Dongzao chromosome 5, ASM3175591v1 genome segment TCATTACTATCCTTGTATATGTTATGATCACAATACCACAATAGGATTTCAAATGGACAGAAACAGTCATCAGGTTGACGTAGTCAAGTTGATCCGAGATGAATTGAAGGAAGTGCCTCAGATTCCCGAGTGTTGTATCTATAGAGTTCCTTTTCGACTTAAGAGTGGCCCATTTAGGGAGGGGAAAGAGGAAGTTTACATTCCCAAGGTAGTTTCTATTGGTCCACTTCACCATGGCAATAAAGGCTtagaaaaaatggaagaaaagaaaatgatttatataaaagattttCTTGAACGGAACGATGTAAGTTTGGAGCACTGTGTTGATACTGTAGAGGAAAGCCTGGGAAAGATACGTAAATGTTACGAAGAAAGTCTTGGGTACAACGAAAATGAACATGAACTTGTGAAGATCATTCTAGTGGATGCTGTTTTTGTTATCGAGACTTTAGTGAAATGTCGGTACGAAAATTTTCGAGATGATAACAACAGAATGTTTAGACCATTTGTTTTACCGGATGTCAGGACTGAATTTCTGCTGCTTGAAAATCAGTTGCCCTTCTTCATCCTTAAGGAGCTCTTTAAATTCACGAAGGACATTAATATTTCGCTGATTGAtttttgcttctctttcttatcaaattgttatattttttaccCATGGCCAGAAGAAGAATATATGGAACAAATAAAAGATACGTATGAACCAAAGCATTTAGTTGATCTCCTCTGGAAAATTTCTGCACCATTGGTTCCACATGAAGGAGAATCTTGTGAATCTGTACTCATTCCTAGTGCAACTCGACTACATCAGGCAGGAGCTAAGCTTAAAAAAGGATCAGCTAAAAACTTATTGGACATACACTTCGAGAATGGGACTTTAACAATCCCAAAATTGTTAATTGATGACGGTAcagaaataatattaagaaatctAATTGGCTTTGAGCAATGCCATAATAGCAAGATCAATTACGTAACTGTTTACATAACATTCATGGATTCCATCATTGACACTCCAAAGGATGTGGATTTGCTTGTTCAGGAAGGAATTATTGAAAATTGGCTAGGTGACAGCAGCGAAGTGTCTAGCTTAATCAACAGATTAGGAGAAGGGATCCATGTCTCCATCGATTTATATCATGCTCAACTTGCCAAAAATATCAACTCGTACTGCAAAAACCCATGGCATAGTTGGAAAGCaaacttaaaacaaaattatttcaaCACGCCATGGGTAATCATTTCTTTCTTGGCTGCTCTTGTTCTAATCGTGCTCACCATTATACAGACAGTATGTTCTATCATCTCTACTTAAATGGACTGTCTTCTACTTATTGTGAGAATGGATGTTATATGGTGATCGATGAAGCAAAAAAGCTTTGATGTGGCTTAAACTTTGCGTGTGTATTTTTGCGTGGGAGAATTGGGATCATATGGTAATTTACGGTGATGCGTTATTGCTGGTGGCTGAAAAAATTTATcgtccattaaaaaaaatatttgtacttctttgtttattaaatgttttGTTCTTAAGATTTACAATGTCCTGTACTTGTTTTGTTCTATAGCTATAGTAGTTTTTTTATTGTACGTTTGTGAGGATCCACAACATGCAGATCATGTACTTGACTTCTATGCTGGTCCTCTTGAATTAATGCTTCTTCTTATGGGCTTTCATATTTTTGGCAATCCATTCACCTACATTGAATGtgtacatttttatttattcagtgAATGAATACCAGGTAATATGTCCTGATCAAagaacggaaaaaaaaaaaaaggagattaaTTAACGTTTTCCTAGctttaatgtgtatatatatatatatatatcttttaaacaACAATGTATTTTCTTTGTCAAGGTCTATTTATTCAAAGAGAGTCAGtcatcatatgtatatattatttgcttTTGCTTGTTCCTGtcaatttgtccaaaaaaattataatttaaaatacttcaTATCAGTTGGTAATATaattggatttttgtttttgttttttatttttctctatctAACTGTGTATGATTTGCTTATGTAAAATGACAATTAGAGTTTGTTAGTGACCTAAGTTGGCTACAACTTTaaagtag includes the following:
- the LOC132803761 gene encoding UPF0481 protein At3g47200-like; translation: MDRNSHQVDVVKLIRDELKEVPQIPECCIYRVPFRLKSGPFREGKEEVYIPKVVSIGPLHHGNKGLEKMEEKKMIYIKDFLERNDVSLEHCVDTVEESLGKIRKCYEESLGYNENEHELVKIILVDAVFVIETLVKCRYENFRDDNNRMFRPFVLPDVRTEFLLLENQLPFFILKELFKFTKDINISLIDFCFSFLSNCYIFYPWPEEEYMEQIKDTYEPKHLVDLLWKISAPLVPHEGESCESVLIPSATRLHQAGAKLKKGSAKNLLDIHFENGTLTIPKLLIDDGTEIILRNLIGFEQCHNSKINYVTVYITFMDSIIDTPKDVDLLVQEGIIENWLGDSSEVSSLINRLGEGIHVSIDLYHAQLAKNINSYCKNPWHSWKANLKQNYFNTPWVIISFLAALVLIVLTIIQTVCSIIST